A single genomic interval of Armigeres subalbatus isolate Guangzhou_Male chromosome 1, GZ_Asu_2, whole genome shotgun sequence harbors:
- the LOC134205775 gene encoding kelch-like protein 9 isoform X1 — protein MAATEIEIPSTAPPSAMALAVVGAADEGKELNGIVFESFSHTGTILKGLNELRLKGVLVDVTLRTDGKVFRAHRAVLSACSEYFRAMFSDHTRESRLSEINLHNISPLGIELLLDYIYTSKLSLNLANIQEVLSAASYIQLESVVEACLNYLDQQLDLDNYIDVLIISEMYSLKRLNHKVYRFICHHLNVISKSAEFFRLSERQIELILAGDYPVTCTEIEVLGILLRWIQVNCDEPDSTATATTNATNYRQLIRNNIRFMDISLQELYNLLCSEEFQFQWIDRFELYDFIMKIGEQRCIKYKISPLNKIQNYRGLELAIIKIGGFDLSGITNEITYCFPGDGGQPSPAGKIKLSRNHSNPESATSASTPPSDTVPIRIIDKTKRKALKLNGKWRYLTTIPHIKQSNFGVVVLNNHLYVIGGCYDISLEEYIHPFGFRYCPIKNKWETIAPLQQDRCRFSLNVVGHSLIAVGGNSEMDDEGDRSASTCEQYDPVTDKWTYIESLPEYRTQHAGAAFGATLFVSGGLDLYGSVLDSLWSYCSFNGKWEKLPNMLHPRADHVLFTINRKLYVCGGWYEVNGQRVLAESIDCYDLFSKTPVWHQVTTIPTPKCHAGIVAVQEKIYIIGGFGSDDIFRLTAATVECYDVVEDQWHNLKKYPKNIWEHTCANLYIPKYRDDMEVIDDNGEDEDSEDDENSDNASSTAI, from the exons ATGGCTGCCACCGAGATTGAAATTCCTTCTACTGCACCGCCGTCGGCAATGGCTCTGGCGGTGGTCGGAGCTGCCGACGAGGGAAAAGAACTGAACGGGATCGTGTTCGAATCCTTTAGCCACACCGGAACCATCCTGAAGGGACTGAACGAACTGCGCCTGAAGGGGGTGTTGGTGGATGTGACGCTGCGCACCGATGGGAAGGTTTTCCGG GCCCACCGAGCGGTCCTATCCGCGTGCAGCGAATATTTCAGGGCGATGTTTTCCGACCATACTCGCGAGTCTCGTCTCAGTGAAATCAATCTGCACAACATTTCTCCGCTGGGAATTGAACTACTCTTGGACTACATCTACACCAGCAAGCTGTCCCTGAATCTTGCCAACATTCAGGAGGTGCTTTCGGCTGCAAGTTACATCCAGTTGGAGTCAGTGGTGGAGGCATGCCTAAACTACCTGGATCAGCAGCTCGATCTGGACAACTACATCGACGTGCTGATCATCTCGGAGATGTACTCGCTGAAACGGTTGAACCACAAAGTGTACCGCTTCATCTGTCACCATTTGAATGTGATTTCAAAGTCGGCGGAATTCTTCCGGCTTAGCGAGCGGCAGATTGAGCTGATCCTTGCCGGTGACTACCCGGTGACCTGCACGGAGATTGAAGTATTAGGAATTCTGCTGCGGTGGATTCAGGTGAACTGCGACGAACCGGACTCAACTGCTACCGCTACAACCAACGCCACCAACTATCGACAATTGATCCGGAATAACATACGATTTATGGACATATCGCTTCAGGAGCTGTACAATCTGCTCtgctcggaggaattccagtttCAATGGATTGATAG ATTCGAACTGTACGATTTCATCATGAAGATCGGCGAGCAACGGTGCATCAAGTATAAGATCTCTCCGCTGAACAAAATTCAAAACTACCGGGGCCTGGAGTTGGCCATCATCAAGATCGGCGGTTTCGACCTGTCCGGCATTACCAATGAGATTACCTACTGCTTTCCAGGAGACGGTGGACAACCGTCTCCCGCCGGGAAGATCAAATTAAGCAGGAACCACTCAAATCCGGAGAGCGCCACAAGTGCAAGCACTCCCCCCTCCGATACGGTCCCAATCCGAATCATTGATAAAACAAAACGAAAAGCCTTAAAGCTGAACGGCAAATGGCGCTATCTGACGACGATTCCGCACATCAAGCAGAGCAATTTCGGCGTGGTGGTGCTGAACAACCATCTGTACGTGATCGGAGGCTGTTACGATATTTCACTGGAGGAGTACATCCACCCGTTCGGGTTCCGCTACTGTCCGATCAAGAACAAATGGGAAACAATTGCACCATTGCAGCAGGATCGATGCCGATTTTCGTTGAACGTAGTGGGACACAGCCTGATCGCGGTTGGCGGGAATAGTGAAATGGACGATGAGGGCGATAGATCGGCGTCGACTTGCGAGCAGTACGATCCCGTGACGGATAAGTGGACCTACATAGAGTCGTTGCCGGAGTATCGAACGCAGCACGCCGGAGCTGCTTTTGGGGCTACGTTGTTCGTTTCCGGGGGATTGGATTTGTACGGCTCGGTGTTGGACAGTTTGTGGAGCTACTGCAGTTTCAATGGGAAATGGGAAAAGTTACCGAATATGTTGCACCCACGAGCTGATCATGTCTTGTTCACGATCAACCGCAAGTTGTACGTTTGTGGAGGATGGTATGAAGTAAATGGGCAGCGTGTCTTAGCTGAAAGCATCGATTGTTACGACCTGTTCAGTAAAACGCCAGTTTGGCATCAGGTGACAACTATTCCTACTCCCAAGTGTCATGCGGGGATTGTGGCAGTCCAGGAAAAGATCTACATTATAGGAGGGTTTGGTTCGGACGACATCTTTCGGCTGACGGCTGCCACCGTTGAATGTTACGACGTTGTCGAAGACCAGTGGCATAATCTGAAGAAATATCCCAAGAACATTTGGGAGCACACTTGTGCAAATTTATACATTCCCAAATATAGGGACGACATGGAGGTGATCGATGACAACGGCGAAGATGAAGATTCTGAAGACGATGAAAACAGTGATAATGCTAGCAGTACTGCCATTTAA
- the LOC134205775 gene encoding kelch-like protein 9 isoform X2 codes for MFSDHTRESRLSEINLHNISPLGIELLLDYIYTSKLSLNLANIQEVLSAASYIQLESVVEACLNYLDQQLDLDNYIDVLIISEMYSLKRLNHKVYRFICHHLNVISKSAEFFRLSERQIELILAGDYPVTCTEIEVLGILLRWIQVNCDEPDSTATATTNATNYRQLIRNNIRFMDISLQELYNLLCSEEFQFQWIDRFELYDFIMKIGEQRCIKYKISPLNKIQNYRGLELAIIKIGGFDLSGITNEITYCFPGDGGQPSPAGKIKLSRNHSNPESATSASTPPSDTVPIRIIDKTKRKALKLNGKWRYLTTIPHIKQSNFGVVVLNNHLYVIGGCYDISLEEYIHPFGFRYCPIKNKWETIAPLQQDRCRFSLNVVGHSLIAVGGNSEMDDEGDRSASTCEQYDPVTDKWTYIESLPEYRTQHAGAAFGATLFVSGGLDLYGSVLDSLWSYCSFNGKWEKLPNMLHPRADHVLFTINRKLYVCGGWYEVNGQRVLAESIDCYDLFSKTPVWHQVTTIPTPKCHAGIVAVQEKIYIIGGFGSDDIFRLTAATVECYDVVEDQWHNLKKYPKNIWEHTCANLYIPKYRDDMEVIDDNGEDEDSEDDENSDNASSTAI; via the exons ATGTTTTCCGACCATACTCGCGAGTCTCGTCTCAGTGAAATCAATCTGCACAACATTTCTCCGCTGGGAATTGAACTACTCTTGGACTACATCTACACCAGCAAGCTGTCCCTGAATCTTGCCAACATTCAGGAGGTGCTTTCGGCTGCAAGTTACATCCAGTTGGAGTCAGTGGTGGAGGCATGCCTAAACTACCTGGATCAGCAGCTCGATCTGGACAACTACATCGACGTGCTGATCATCTCGGAGATGTACTCGCTGAAACGGTTGAACCACAAAGTGTACCGCTTCATCTGTCACCATTTGAATGTGATTTCAAAGTCGGCGGAATTCTTCCGGCTTAGCGAGCGGCAGATTGAGCTGATCCTTGCCGGTGACTACCCGGTGACCTGCACGGAGATTGAAGTATTAGGAATTCTGCTGCGGTGGATTCAGGTGAACTGCGACGAACCGGACTCAACTGCTACCGCTACAACCAACGCCACCAACTATCGACAATTGATCCGGAATAACATACGATTTATGGACATATCGCTTCAGGAGCTGTACAATCTGCTCtgctcggaggaattccagtttCAATGGATTGATAG ATTCGAACTGTACGATTTCATCATGAAGATCGGCGAGCAACGGTGCATCAAGTATAAGATCTCTCCGCTGAACAAAATTCAAAACTACCGGGGCCTGGAGTTGGCCATCATCAAGATCGGCGGTTTCGACCTGTCCGGCATTACCAATGAGATTACCTACTGCTTTCCAGGAGACGGTGGACAACCGTCTCCCGCCGGGAAGATCAAATTAAGCAGGAACCACTCAAATCCGGAGAGCGCCACAAGTGCAAGCACTCCCCCCTCCGATACGGTCCCAATCCGAATCATTGATAAAACAAAACGAAAAGCCTTAAAGCTGAACGGCAAATGGCGCTATCTGACGACGATTCCGCACATCAAGCAGAGCAATTTCGGCGTGGTGGTGCTGAACAACCATCTGTACGTGATCGGAGGCTGTTACGATATTTCACTGGAGGAGTACATCCACCCGTTCGGGTTCCGCTACTGTCCGATCAAGAACAAATGGGAAACAATTGCACCATTGCAGCAGGATCGATGCCGATTTTCGTTGAACGTAGTGGGACACAGCCTGATCGCGGTTGGCGGGAATAGTGAAATGGACGATGAGGGCGATAGATCGGCGTCGACTTGCGAGCAGTACGATCCCGTGACGGATAAGTGGACCTACATAGAGTCGTTGCCGGAGTATCGAACGCAGCACGCCGGAGCTGCTTTTGGGGCTACGTTGTTCGTTTCCGGGGGATTGGATTTGTACGGCTCGGTGTTGGACAGTTTGTGGAGCTACTGCAGTTTCAATGGGAAATGGGAAAAGTTACCGAATATGTTGCACCCACGAGCTGATCATGTCTTGTTCACGATCAACCGCAAGTTGTACGTTTGTGGAGGATGGTATGAAGTAAATGGGCAGCGTGTCTTAGCTGAAAGCATCGATTGTTACGACCTGTTCAGTAAAACGCCAGTTTGGCATCAGGTGACAACTATTCCTACTCCCAAGTGTCATGCGGGGATTGTGGCAGTCCAGGAAAAGATCTACATTATAGGAGGGTTTGGTTCGGACGACATCTTTCGGCTGACGGCTGCCACCGTTGAATGTTACGACGTTGTCGAAGACCAGTGGCATAATCTGAAGAAATATCCCAAGAACATTTGGGAGCACACTTGTGCAAATTTATACATTCCCAAATATAGGGACGACATGGAGGTGATCGATGACAACGGCGAAGATGAAGATTCTGAAGACGATGAAAACAGTGATAATGCTAGCAGTACTGCCATTTAA